A region of the Methyloprofundus sedimenti genome:
AATAAGCCTCAGTCTTTACGTGATGCCAATGAAAAACTTTTTACCTCCTGGTTTCCACAGTGTTGTACTGATACGCTGGTAACGCGCAGGGCAGACTTGATTCGTGAATTCCTCGCAGAACACCGGGATATTATATTAAAGCCCCTGGATGGTATGGGAGGAGCCTCGATCTTTCATCTGCGTAGCAATGATCCAAATATCAGCGTTATTATTGAAACGATAACTGAGCATGGTCTGAAACATGTTATGGGGCAAAAGTATTTGCCAGAAATAAAACAGGGTGATAAACGCATCTTAATTGTTAATGGTGAGGCTATTCCCTTTGCGCTAGCGCGTATTCCTGCTCAAGGCGAAACTAGAGGCAATCTTGCTGCCGGAGGTTTTGCACAGGGACAGCCTTTAAGCGAGAGGGATGTCTGGATTGCACAACAAGTTGGTCCGGTATTAAAAGAAAAAGGGCTGATTTTTGTGGGGATTGATGTGATTGGTGATTATTTAACGGAAATTAATGTTACCAGCCCAACATGCGTACAAGAACTGGATAAGCAGTTTGGTATTAATATCTGTGCACAATTGATGGATCATATTGAGACAGTTATCGTTAAAATATAGCCGTATGACTGAACAAATCTTTCAACGACCTTCACCTTTGTCTAATAATGATACCTTGCTGGTTACGCTTTTTATTGCGGCAGTTATACACACTTTGATTATATTAGGTGTTAATTTTAGTATGCCTAAAACCGACAAAGCCAGTAAATCCATAGAGATTACACTAGTAACTCGGGAGGCAAAAAAAGCCCCGAAAAAGGCCGAGTTTTTAGCTCAAAATAATCAGATAGGTGCGGGTAAAAAGCAGGCAAAACCTGTCCCCGCTGCAAGCAAACAAAAAAGTGCAGGTACAAAGCTAAATAAACCGCCAGGTCAAAAAAAGATTACTCCAAAAAGCATTGTGCATAAACGGGTATTAAGCCAACAGCACGCAGAGCAAAAAATTCAAAAGACTGAACAAACTCTAAAGCCAAGCGAAACAAGTCGGCCGAAGTTATCTATGGATGCCCTGCAACAGCAATTGGCTCAGCTAGGTGAAAAAATACGCTACAAAAAACCCAGTAGTGATCAAAAGCGCATAAAATTTATTAATTCGGTCAGTACTCATAAATATCTTGCAGCACAGTATATTACTGACTGGCAGCGTAAAATAGAAAACATGGGCAATCTTAATTATCCGGCTATAGCCAAACGTCCGGGCTTTTCAAGTTCTCTGACTATGGATGTCGGTATTAAGCCCAATGGTAGTATCTACAGCATACGCATAAGTAAATCATCAGGTTATCCTGCTCTGGATCAAGCTGCCAAGCGTATCGTCAGGTTAAGTGCACCTTTTCCGCCTTTGCCTAAAGCATTACTTCAGGAAGTTGATGTTTTAGTCATTACCCGGGTGTGGAAATTTTCTGATGAATCAGGATTGTATACTCAATAAACATTTTAAATTACACAATTGTATTGCAGCTAAGCAAGATCTTTGTGTCAGTCCTCCCGCGCTCTCCGCGAGAATTAGTAAGGGAACCCTTTGTGTTCTGTAATGCAGAGTATTTCATCATCACTTCCTCATTAAAGTAAACGAGAAACTTTTTATATATGTCATTCCGGCATGTTGGTTGAAATCCAGTGCACAGAAATGAGAATGGTAAAGGCCACAGCATTTAAAGGAATTATGATAATCATCCTCCTCTTGTATTATTTTTCTGAGTAAAATCTAAAATTTTTTTGTGGCTATTGTCAGCTAAAAAAGAGCGTATAGTCCAGAATATAACTAAATTATAGTTTAACTTAGTTAATAATGAGAGGAAGAATATATGACGAATAAAATCAACTATAACAGACGTCAATTTTTACAACACTCTGCTTTAGGTGCAGCGGCATTAACAGTTTTCCCTGAAATGCTGTTTGCCAAAGCGGGACAATTTCAAAATAAAGCAACTCCTGGTTTTAATGCGGATATAGAAATTGAGTTTACATCGCGCGATGCCTATATCCCTATTTTAAAAAGTGGTCGTAAAACGAAAGTTCAAAAGTATTACGCTGAACTTTTAAAAGGTCCTAAAAATACTGTGGTTGAATTGGAGAATAACTATTTAACCTGAGTTCGGGATAAGAAAAGGTGGGCAGTCTTTTGAAAATCTGAAAAAATAGAAACAACCAAGAATTTATTTTTTCTAAGACTGCCCAATGCTAAGTTTAACCCGATTATTTTGTGATGTAGATGATTTTTGTAAAACCTTTTTACCCCACTGGGAGAAAACCCAAATAGAAAACGGTGAAAAGAAAAGACGGAAAAAGCGTTGCATTAGCCCCAGTGAAATAATTACTTTGATTGTTTACTATCATCAGTCAGGGTATGACACATTTAAATGGTTTTATTTACGCTACTTGCCCAAAAACTTATCTAAAGCTTTCCCAAAGGTGCCGAGTTATAACCGTTTCATTGAATTATTGCCCGATATTATCGGTCCTTTAACGGCTTTTATGCAAACACGTTGTGGCCGAAGTGAAGGTATTGCATTTGTTGATTCAACACCCCTTTGCGTTTGTAAAAATATTCGTATTCCGCGCCATAAAACTTTCAAAGATGTGGCCCAACGAGGCAAGTCTTCTACGGGCTGGTTCTATGGGTTTAAATTACACATTATTGTGGATGATCGAGGGGAAATACTTTCTTTTTCAATCACGAAAGGGAATGTTGATGACCGTAAACCCGTACCAAAATTGGCTAAAAATCTGATTGGAAAGCTTTTTGGCGATAGAGGATATATTTCTAAAAAACTCACTGAACTTTTAGCAACCGATGATGTTGAGTTAATCACAACTCTCAAGAAAAATATGAAACCACGAGTCATAGCTGCTTTTGATGCACTTTTATTGAGAAAGCGTAGCATTATTGAAACTATCAATGATCAACTTAAAAATATTTTTCAGCTTGAGCACTCTAGACATCGTTCGCTTACGAATTATATGATCAATATTGTTGCTTGTTTAGTTGCTTATTCTTACCAGGAAAAAAAGCCTGCACTCAACTTACGTAGAGAAGATTTATTACCTTTGTTATGACGTCTTATCCCGAACTCAGGTTATTTAGGCCCAATTCTTAATTACGTTAAAGGCCAGAAAGTTCGTATCTATTATAAGAATATGTTATCTGAGCCATCGACCATCCATTGGCATGGATTGCATGTGCCACAGCACAGCGATGGTCATCCGATGTATTCTTTAGCGCCTGGACAAAGCTATGTTTATGAATTTGAAGTCATGAATAATGCCGGCACCAGCTTTTATCATTCGCATTCACATAATTTAACTGCAGAGCAGGTTTATAAAGGTCTAGCAGGGCTGATTACGGTCACTGACAGTGAAGAGCTAAAATTAGATATACCACGGGGCGAGTATGATTTGCCGTTTGTTATTCAGGATAGAACTTTTAACGCGCAAAACCAGTTACAGTATTTACATGGTATGCACGGCAGAATGATGGGTTTTTTGGGCGAAAACATTTTAGTCAATGGTACACCAAACGCCGAATTTTCGGTAAAAACGTGCGCTTATCGTTTTCGCGCAGTGAATGGCTCGAACTCCAGAATTTATAAATTAGGCTGGGATGATGGTACGCCGTTAACGGCGATTGGCACTGATGCGCATCTTTTAGAAAAACCAGAAACGCGGCCTTACTTAATGTTCGCACCTGGTGAACGTATTGATTTATGGCTGGATTTTAGTGGTCGTGCCGTAGGCTCTAAGTTAGTTATGTACAGCTTGCCCTATGAAGGAGCGATGCCGCCGAAAATGGAAGAGCAACGCCTGGGCAAGAAATCTTCTGGCGGTATGGGTGGAGGAATGATGGGCGGTGGCATGATGGGAATGATGGGGTCTGGTTTAGGTCAGGGTGATAAATTTCCAATTGCCACATTTAAGATTACCGAAAAAGTCAGTGATTCACCTGAATTACCGAAAACATTAGGTCGATTTGAACGTTTAACCGAGGCGAGTGTAGATAATCCTAATAAACCGATACCGATAGGTATCGATATGAAGCCGATGCGTCCAATGTTAAATGGCAAATCTTTTTCCATGAATCGAGTGCTGGATTTTGAAAGAGTTGAACTTGGCTCGATTAAAAAATTAAAATATTTCATGACCACGGCCCTATGAAGATGGAAGAGGGCGAAAAAATGGATAAAGATATGGATATGTCCGATGGCAAAATGAACATGGAAGGTGGTGGAGGTATGGGTATGATGGGTGGAGGAATGGGTGGTGGGATGATGTTATCCATGGCGCATCCGATACATCTGCATGGTCAGCAATTTCAGGTGTTATCCAGAGAGATCGAAGGAATGCGTCAGGAAGAGTATAAAACGGTAAAAGACGGTTTTATCGATACAGGCTGGAAAGATACTGTTTTAGTGATGCCGGGTGAAGAGATTGTTATTGCCAAGCCGTTTCAGGATTACAAAGGTTTGTTTTTATATCATTGCCATAATCTTGAACATGAAGACTTAGGCATGATGCGCCAGTTTTATATAGGCTAATAAGGTCCCCCTACAAGGTGCTTCGTTGTTCCTATATATTTTTAGCTTGAATCCATGTGTTTAAACAATAGATTTTGGATGCAAGGCTGAGGAATGATGGGGTATTTTGTTAGTATTCTATGATCTGTGCTTGTAGTTTTACCTACATTCTGCAAGCATAGATTTGAACAGAAAAAATATTCTTAGACAGTTAAAATCACCAGTTACTCAAGATTTTTTATTTTTTTGGTCAATCGGTAAAGTTTTACTCGGTTCAGACTTAAACTCAGAAGTATGTATTCTTATTCACTAGCTATTTTTGGATTTAGGTTAGTAAAACATCCGGCCAAATGACATGACTTTTGATCCGGAAATCTATTAAAGTGGATCGGCTGATATTTTGACTCTTGATTGAACATTCCCGGTGAGTAATTTTCCGGCAACCCGAATCAAGTAAATAAGTTGTAAATTAGGTTCCCATTTGCACCATACTTTGTTGTCACTCAATTGAGCCAACCAGCGGACTGCATGGTATATTCGAGGAGTGCAATGAAATAATTCAGCAGTAGCCAGGAATTGATCCGTCTTGATTTTTCCTAAACCCACGTGGACTTTTGCTTTTTCAATCCATGTTTCGCAAGTTGGTCGTTCGAGATACTTCTTATGTGCTTGCCACTGTGTTTGGGGTTTTGATGATACATAACACAAATAACTATCCTCTGACATATCCCAAAGTTCGGATTGAGGGTCAGTTACATTTTTCGGTAATTTAAAACTGACCGCTACGAATAGCAAGAGCGAGACCATTCGCCACAAGGATATTAAAACTCACACTGTTCCCATCGGGTTGGCCTTTTATGAGCGCTCAACTCCGTTCGGTGAGTCGTGCAGTTAATTCTTGAGCTGTACCTTGTACCTTTATCAAATAGATATGTCTTCGTATCCAGTAGTTCGCCCACAAAGTAACCACTGTCACCTCAATAAATATTGCGCATCCGATTAGGCAATTATGCCAGTATTTGTTTGGTAAATTCAATAACACTATTGCTCGTATAGGCATCACTCGATCGGCACCAGACCTGTAGAATTTCTTTAGTTCCTTCTATAAAGGCAAGTTTTGGATGATATGAACGGGCTTCTTTGTTTTTGCAGTTTGAATCTTTGGTGCTTTCTTCTGGAGATTTTAGCCCAAAAATATTATCATTACTCTCAGGCCTATTCCTCATTGTAATTTCTATTGTGGTAGATAAAATTCCAACAGAATACGTCAGCCTAGCGTCACACAACAGATATAATTTTAACCCCTATTCTAGAGATGATGAAACGCACATTACGCTTATTACATAGTATTATCATACTTTCAATAACAGCATGCTCCGTTTCAAAAAACACAGTAGAACCCGATGACCAGCCTATTGTCGGCTGGGGAAGTTCTGAAGGCATTAGTCGCCTGGAGGAATCGAGATATAAAACCGATTTCTTTAAATTAGCTAATCATTTTGAAAGCCAGCACAACAAGATTTTTTGCGGCCCCACTTCGGCCGCTATTGTTCTCAATTCATTGCGAGTACGAAATGGATCTATTCAAATCCCTGAAGACAAAACGCTGCTTAATCAATCTGATTTACAATTCCTTGCGAGCAAAAAATGGTCTCCTTTTTTCCAGCGTTATACTCAAAACAACATATTTCTGAATAGCCCAAAATCCAGAGCATTTGTACTGGGTAAAGTATTGCTGGACCCAAAAGGTAATATCATCATTGATGAAAAAGGTAAGTCTAAAAAAGACAGAGGATTCCAGGTACGTCAATTAGCTGAGTTATTCCGGGAACATGGATTAAGTGTAAAAGTCAGTATCGTTAATCAAGCCCTGGATAATACAAGTATTAAAAATGAAATTATTGAGAATTTAAGAACGCCTAATGATTATGTTATTGTCAATTATAAACGTACTGTTTTAAACCAGGCCGGCGGTGGGCATATATCACCTCTAGGCGCATATCATAAAGCGTCCGATTCATTTCTTGTCATGGATGTTACCCCGAATAAAGCAGATTGGGTCTGGGTAAAAGCGGATCTATTAATACAGGCCATGCGTACATTTGATACTCATGAGAATCGTGGCTATTTGCTAGTTAAAGAAAAAAAGAGCCAGTAAATTAGCTCTTATTACACTCTCAATTTGAATACTATTATAAGTGTTGTGCTAAGCATTCCAATAGCATTTTAGCTGCAACCCACGATAAAAATCACTCTAAAAGCAAAGCGGGCCGTGCTGCCGCATCCCGTTAATGACCGTTTGAAAAGTGCAGCGGATCATTCCTTAGGTCACGAATTAAAAATTAAGCAGGGATAGCCCTAAAGAACTCGTAGCGCGATTTGTGACCTGATATCGTTTTTTGTTAAAACTTACTTGTAAATTGTCTCAATACAACCCTAATTTTTAATGCCTGAAAGCGCCTATTGTTGACATAAATACTCAGTTGAAAGTTTTTTAATAAGCGTATACCTTAACTAGGAGACAACGAAAAGCTAAACCTGCTGTAACGCAGGGACAGAAAGTGACGGGGCCTAAATGGGGAAGCCGAGCTGCCGAAAGTGATTCAGGAATGGATTTAATGATGTGTATATTTTAATAATATATCAATATTGCACACCTGCTTACTACTCAAAAGTGTTAAATATTTTTTGAGTAGTCATTAAAATAATAATTAGGATTTTAAAAATGACTGAAGAAAAAAGCAACAACACCTGAATTCATTCAGAACTAGCATGGGAACAGGCGCGCCATGCTACCTCACGAAATTCCGGGACTCCTGTCGCCTTCATTCATTCACATACGCAGCGACTAGGGGATGCCCTGAACGCCCTGCGTCCGCAACGACTACGCACAAAAGCCGCTTCGTCAAGGCTACCTCAAATGGCTTGACGGCTATTCGGAATGCAATTCTTGCTTCTCTCGCGTGCTGCTAGCACACGTCGAATCAGCGAATTGCCCTGTCGCCTATCAGGGACTAAAAATCATCACTTCGCTTAGGCTCCGTTTCCCTGATTTTCAGCGTTGGAACAGAAACTTACGGGTTCGACATCAATTCAATTGTCATAACTGTAAATTTGAGTGTAATAAAATCAACCCGATAAATGCGGGTTATTTTTGTTTTAGACATATCCACAAGCACTACAGTCCATGTTGCAAATAATGTAACTAATGCGAGTTTGATGCATATTCTCTGCTTGCCTTTAATTTTTAATAATGTCCATTTTTAGGGAAATTACACATCATGAAAAAAAACGAAGCGATCTCAAAAATAATGTCCTCTGAGGTTGTTACTGTTCATAAGAACCAAAAATTAAGTGATGTACGCCACATTATTTGCGAATCAAATATCCAACATGTCCCGGTCGTTGATGGGAAAACATTAGTCGGACTAATAAGCTACACCGATCTGATGAAACTGAATATTGTTATTAACGGTGCTGATGAACGTACGATTGATGCCATTGTTGATCAGCAATTCACCATTCAAGATATCATGGTCACCGAGTTGATTGCACTTAGTGAGACCGATACTATAAGGCAGGCATCCAAAATACTTGCCGAGGGTGCTTTTCATTCTCTTCCGGTTATCGATAAGCAAAAACAACTTGTTGGTATCGTCACAATGACCGATTTAATAAAATATCTTAACGATCAATATTAATAAAAACTATTACTGG
Encoded here:
- a CDS encoding IS982 family transposase, with the translated sequence MLSLTRLFCDVDDFCKTFLPHWEKTQIENGEKKRRKKRCISPSEIITLIVYYHQSGYDTFKWFYLRYLPKNLSKAFPKVPSYNRFIELLPDIIGPLTAFMQTRCGRSEGIAFVDSTPLCVCKNIRIPRHKTFKDVAQRGKSSTGWFYGFKLHIIVDDRGEILSFSITKGNVDDRKPVPKLAKNLIGKLFGDRGYISKKLTELLATDDVELITTLKKNMKPRVIAAFDALLLRKRSIIETINDQLKNIFQLEHSRHRSLTNYMINIVACLVAYSYQEKKPALNLRREDLLPLL
- a CDS encoding multicopper oxidase domain-containing protein; translation: MKMEEGEKMDKDMDMSDGKMNMEGGGGMGMMGGGMGGGMMLSMAHPIHLHGQQFQVLSREIEGMRQEEYKTVKDGFIDTGWKDTVLVMPGEEIVIAKPFQDYKGLFLYHCHNLEHEDLGMMRQFYIG
- the gshB gene encoding glutathione synthase; amino-acid sequence: MTIKFGMVMDSIDQINIHKDTSFAMLLEAQARNWELHYMQMGDLFLRNGKAYANTLNIQVQRNTVAWYTVMDQQTIELQSLDCIIMRKDPPVDQEYIYATYLLEHAEQEGVYVINKPQSLRDANEKLFTSWFPQCCTDTLVTRRADLIREFLAEHRDIILKPLDGMGGASIFHLRSNDPNISVIIETITEHGLKHVMGQKYLPEIKQGDKRILIVNGEAIPFALARIPAQGETRGNLAAGGFAQGQPLSERDVWIAQQVGPVLKEKGLIFVGIDVIGDYLTEINVTSPTCVQELDKQFGINICAQLMDHIETVIVKI
- a CDS encoding TonB family protein yields the protein MTEQIFQRPSPLSNNDTLLVTLFIAAVIHTLIILGVNFSMPKTDKASKSIEITLVTREAKKAPKKAEFLAQNNQIGAGKKQAKPVPAASKQKSAGTKLNKPPGQKKITPKSIVHKRVLSQQHAEQKIQKTEQTLKPSETSRPKLSMDALQQQLAQLGEKIRYKKPSSDQKRIKFINSVSTHKYLAAQYITDWQRKIENMGNLNYPAIAKRPGFSSSLTMDVGIKPNGSIYSIRISKSSGYPALDQAAKRIVRLSAPFPPLPKALLQEVDVLVITRVWKFSDESGLYTQ
- a CDS encoding CBS domain-containing protein, encoding MSSEVVTVHKNQKLSDVRHIICESNIQHVPVVDGKTLVGLISYTDLMKLNIVINGADERTIDAIVDQQFTIQDIMVTELIALSETDTIRQASKILAEGAFHSLPVIDKQKQLVGIVTMTDLIKYLNDQY
- a CDS encoding multicopper oxidase family protein; this translates as MYYKNMLSEPSTIHWHGLHVPQHSDGHPMYSLAPGQSYVYEFEVMNNAGTSFYHSHSHNLTAEQVYKGLAGLITVTDSEELKLDIPRGEYDLPFVIQDRTFNAQNQLQYLHGMHGRMMGFLGENILVNGTPNAEFSVKTCAYRFRAVNGSNSRIYKLGWDDGTPLTAIGTDAHLLEKPETRPYLMFAPGERIDLWLDFSGRAVGSKLVMYSLPYEGAMPPKMEEQRLGKKSSGGMGGGMMGGGMMGMMGSGLGQGDKFPIATFKITEKVSDSPELPKTLGRFERLTEASVDNPNKPIPIGIDMKPMRPMLNGKSFSMNRVLDFERVELGSIKKLKYFMTTAL
- a CDS encoding phytochelatin synthase family protein, whose translation is MKRTLRLLHSIIILSITACSVSKNTVEPDDQPIVGWGSSEGISRLEESRYKTDFFKLANHFESQHNKIFCGPTSAAIVLNSLRVRNGSIQIPEDKTLLNQSDLQFLASKKWSPFFQRYTQNNIFLNSPKSRAFVLGKVLLDPKGNIIIDEKGKSKKDRGFQVRQLAELFREHGLSVKVSIVNQALDNTSIKNEIIENLRTPNDYVIVNYKRTVLNQAGGGHISPLGAYHKASDSFLVMDVTPNKADWVWVKADLLIQAMRTFDTHENRGYLLVKEKKSQ
- a CDS encoding twin-arginine translocation signal domain-containing protein — translated: MTNKINYNRRQFLQHSALGAAALTVFPEMLFAKAGQFQNKATPGFNADIEIEFTSRDAYIPILKSGRKTKVQKYYAELLKGPKNTVVELENNYLT